The following proteins are co-located in the Silene latifolia isolate original U9 population chromosome 1, ASM4854445v1, whole genome shotgun sequence genome:
- the LOC141658865 gene encoding uncharacterized protein LOC141658865, with protein sequence MCIVETRVRKNKAPSLHRKKFKQFYILDNYSSHLNGRLWVIWRNSAINVQCQHSSSQWMHLLVSYGPNTMEVTCVYGFNHPAQRVPLWDFLSSRTSSSLPWLILGDMNCVRNSDERISSDPPNINSMDEFNLAIDTARLEELKTQGRWYTWTNKQEHADRKWTSLDRALANVSWFLDFPDAYVEALTPGISDHSPLVISLGGSTPHKKSSFKYLNCWRQHSQFKPLVSKVWQVSIKGCAMYHIVQHLRKLKNQLKHIHKTSYTSITERVSQVQQQLQLDPMNHTLCQKERILSQEYCQLKNVELRIAYQRAKDFEIKMGDASTSYFISKIAARRNSSSISKVVDINGNICTEFADISKAFLRVLSGATWDRGAS encoded by the coding sequence ATGTGTATAGTAGAAACTCGGGTCAGGAAAAATAAGGCTCCTTCTCTTCATAGGAAAAAATTTAAGCAGTTTTACATCTTAGATAACTACTCTTCCCACTTGAATGGTAGACTTTGGGTCATTTGGAGGAATTCAGCTATTAATGTCCAGTGTCAACACAGTAGTAGTCAGTGGATGCATCTTCTTGTTTCTTATGGACCTAACACCATGGAGGTTACTTGTGTGTATGGTTTTAATCACCCTGCGCAGCGGGTTCCTCTCTGGGATTTCCTTTCCTCTAGAACTAGCAGCTCTCTTCCTTGGCTTATTTTGGGAGATATGAATTGTGTTCGCAATAGTGATGAAAGAATTAGCTCTGATCCACCAAACATTAATTCAATGGATGAGTTTAATCTAGCCATAGACACTGCTAGACTAGAGGAGCTTAAAACTCAGGGTCGCTGGTATACTTGGACTAACAAGCAGGAACATGCTGATAGAAAATGGACGAGTCTGGACAGGGCTTTGGCTAATGTTTCTTGGTTCTTGGATTTTCCTGATGCATATGTTGAGGCACTTACTCCAGGGATTTCTGACCACTCTCCCTTGGTCATTTCTTTGGGTGGAAGTACTCCTCACAAGAAGTCTTCTTTCAAGTATCTTAATTGTTGGAGACAACACAGTCAGTTTAAGCCACTAGTGAGCAAAGTATGGCAGGTTTCTATAAAAGGTTGTGCTATGTATCATATAGTCCAACATTTACGAAAGTTAAAGAACCAGTTGAAGCATATTCACAAAACCAGTTATACTAGCATTACTGAACGAGTTAGTCAGGTTCAACAGCAGCTACAGCTGGATCCAATGAATCACACTCTTTGTCAAAAGGAGAGGATTCTCAGTCAGGAATATTGCCAGTTGAAGAACGTTGAGCTTAGGATTGCTTATCAAAGAGCTAAGGATTTTGAAATTAAAATGGGAGATGCTAGTACTTCCTATTTCATCTCCAAAATTGCTGCTCGTAGGAACTCATCTAGTATTAGCAAGGTTGTGGATATTAATGGCAATATTTGTACTGAGTTTGCTGATATTTCTAAAGCTTTTTTAAGAGTACTATCAGGGGCTACTTGGGACAGAGGAGCCAGTTAG